ATGGAGACATCTGGGAGGGAATAAAAAAGACAGGTAAAGACAATTAACGATACAAATAGTCCCAAGGTctgttatgtgtttttaaaatacatttctgttttaatctgAAACAAGAAGTAGTGCAATTTTACCACTTTTGTTCTTGTCACAACTGTTGTCCTTTGTCTCAAGATTTCACTCAAGGCAAGAATTATGTTgttgatggaaaaaaacataGCTATACATAAGGGGATACTGTTTCTAATACACTTGCTCAAAagcggaaataaaaaaaaaaaatcaaaataggACATTGAAAGATTCATAACCATCTTAATCCAAGCATTCCAAAACATACTTCCAATTCATGCAGGTAGCTGCAATGCAGCATTATCATAAGGAACTAAATagatatatgaataaataagtatTAAAAAGAGAAGTTAAATTCCAACAATTTACATGTTATCCACAGAAAGAGATAAACTTTTTATCCACAGTGAGAGATTATAAAGACATCTATTCAATTTAACCACAGACAGCTCTTAGTAACAggtttttgcttcttttttcatCTTATAGATATGGTATGGTTTTATTGACCGCTAACCTAAAGTATATGTGTATAgtttgcaaatgtaaaaaaggtAAGCCTTGTTATTCCATGTTAAAGAACAGTACGTATTGTGGTTAAATTGAATAAAGTCAAAGTCTAGTTGCTTCAGTTTATGATCACCATAAAGatgtaataataattgaatgcaattttattatttattcattcaaaagctgttaaaaatttgaaattgcttttttattaaaaagtgtgttttacAGTGACATGTAACCGTGGATAAAGCCTCCTCttttaataaattcattcaaCGGGATACCAGAATAAGACAGTTAAAGGAATTTGCTGAGGGAATTCCAAAGCCTTGAAGTTTCCCAGATTTAATACAAATATGTCAGAGGCTAGGACCCTCTTCGTGGAAATTGTTTTAAGTTAAATATTCTTGATTCTGtgttatttgatttgttttttgggtCTTCAGCAAGCAACATCAATTGAACAACAAGTGAATTATCAGCCCATTTTAGGGGGGAAAACCATGACAACAATTATCTACATTATATGAACTAATATTTCAAGCATTTATGAGCAATTCTGCAATTTATAGCTATACATGCATTAGTTGTCAAATGGAGCATGTAGTGGTGGATATTAATAACAAAAGCATggctgaaaagtttttttttttttgatttgcttTGAATTTAATCTCTCTTTATAACTGTATAGTTCTCTTTAAGATCACAAAATATCGTGAGCaagtatatataattttctCTCTTATAATCTGCACACATTAGTAAACAGAAGTTTTGGTTGGCTTGGTGTTCAGATTAAAAGTGAATACTTGTATTGTTCTTGTGGAAAGGACAAATTAATGGGAGTTATCAAATGTCTGGATTAACAATGTGCCTTTGTTTAAGAAAAACTACCAAAGATGCATTTTCTTAAAGGCACATTATCCTGCACAGAAGACATTGTGTGGAATATAATTGCATTCGCTTTTAATTGAAGTAAATGCCTTTGTACTTGATCttgaaaatatcaaataatattgtattttacagtcatttataaaatcacatatttacaaaagggcttaaattaatagaaaataaaaaccccttttcagaAAATTACAGAGCTGTAATGGATCTACTTTTTTTCCTGGCATCCTATATCACTCACAGTCTTTTGAGAACAGGCTTATTTATACTTCTGAATgtttgtatattattattatttttattattattattttattaaccttTTTGAGGATTTGGCAAACTGGCCAGTGAATGTCCTGAAGTGAGATTAATTGTATCAATTCATTAGTCATTCAACCTCAGTAGTGAGTAGTATATGCTTGTATTTGTGTCATCATAAAAGcctgcatttaaatgcatttggcTTCAACCCTGTTGTATGCTAGCAGCAGaacaaatttgcatttaaaacaatggcAATAGACCTGCTTAGTACAGGGCCTGTTAAAACTGTCAAATTCCCAACTCGGAATATAGTGGTCTACCTTATTCTGATGGCTCATCTTGAAAtagatgcttttttaaaaattattcacaGTTCTTTTCTTGGTTATTATTTGAGAGTGGCATAGTAATAACTACATTGTTATGTATGAAGTGACAGTTAGAACCCAGCCAGTACCGGTCGATTTCGGAGGTTTGTGATTTGTAATACTGTCTGTGCCGTGCTTCTCTTTTGGCCCATTAAATCACATCTAGATGGTTGAGTGCTACACATGGCGAGTGAATCCGTCGGCCGCCCTGTCCTCGTTCCCCACATCCTTACAGAATTGCTCATAAGGTCCGGCAGTCTCGGTTCGGCCTCCGTTTACATTTACGCGGGGAGTGCTGTCGAGAACGCTCTGCTGTGCTGACAAGATGGCCGACCGTCGTCGTCATCCGACACATAGCTTCCCTTGATAAGATGATGCATCTCAATGAGCTTTTCCTGGGAAAATGTGTatctccttaaaaaaataaattgatatgtatatatatattttattttacagatgaaAGAAGTCATTAGCATTAGAATATCTAAATGCAAtttcacccctcctccccttccctacCCAACattgtaattttcttttctttttttgggaagcTTAGAACACAGAAGGCTATTCATTTCTAAACCTGAGAGCAAATATTATTATCATCCCCATGACAAATCATTCATCCATTTAACAAATAAGAccattttaatcaaaatttgAAAAGCAAGTATTGTAACACAGtttccattacatttaattgttgGAATTATTTAAAGTGGCAAAAATGAATAGACAaactatttctttaaaaaatcattccaagattatttgcttttaatatttaattcaattgCTAGTTTACTATTGTGTTAAatcctgttttctgaaatatgcaTACCAGTTTTACTAAgtacatgcatttgtttactttttcaaactggcaagcttttaaaaaatctttgctGCCCCCGTTTctatgttcatattttatacaatcttGAAAATCAAACCTCTAGATACATGTACCATACATATATGAAATGTGTGGcgttaaaaaacagaaataaaatcaaccATGGCAGACCCTTTATGATATTGAATGCGCATGACTCTGATTGGCAAGAATATTTTGGCATGATCAATTTGCTGAAGTCAAAGAAACCAGTTTCCCTTCTCAAAATATAATTGCTTATAGAAAATGATACCTGATGCTTTTAAATTAGCTTCTGACACAgagattatttatttgttttgactgtGGCACTGAAATCGCACTTGACTGCGTTCAATTCAAGTTAAGGTCAAAACAGGCACactcccttttaaaaaaataataccccttcccctccccccctcctcttgtACAATACTGTGACCATAGTTTTAGTGTGCAATATTTGGTATGAAAccaacattaaaatattgtactCTGACTCATCCAAAGTGGATTGAGCGAAGTGTGGACATCTTTTCAGAACAACAATCCTCAGGAAAGATAGTTATCCATGCGTCATGCTTAGTATTCCCTCGGTCTTCCAGGGGAACAGTGGTTGTGTCTCTTGTCTTGTCAAAGTTGCTGTTTTTGTCCACCTTCTGCTGATTTatcaaagaaaacataatttatatatactggaatatatatatatataacaaaaagTGCTAAAATGAGATTTGGTGGGAGCAGCATTTGTAATGAAGTTTTATAACGTTAAAGTTAGGTGTTGCCGAAGGCTCAAATGGATTTCCTTCTCTTCATTAGCCGGTGGTTATCCGTGAAGCTGTGGAGGCCGGGTGACACGGAGCTAATGGGCGAGGGGAAGAAGCTGTTCTTCAGGGTGCTCGGCGAGATTTCCTCGATCTTGTAGGAGACGGAGTGAAAGTACTGGGGGTTCAGCTGCGAGCTGAAGGAGTTCTGGTGGGAGGCCAAGCGGCCGGCGAACTCGTGCGAGCGGTAGCACGTGCAGGAGCAGACCGACTGCAGGTCCGTCACCTCCGCCCGGTAGCGCGAGCGCCCGTGGCCGGAGTCCTCCTGGAGGTGGATGATCATGCTGTTCCGGTTCCCCGCCAGCGAGGCGCGCTCCTCCGCGTCCCGCCGCTCGTCCTCGCTGTTCATGGTCAAGAAGCGGAGGACCACCAGGTTAAGGAAGGCCCCGATCACGGTCAGGCCCACCAGGATGTACATAAAGCTGAAGGCCACGTACAGGGGCTTCTTCTGGAGGGCCCTGTTCTTTTGGAGGGCCACAAAGTCCCCAAACCCTATGGTAGTCAATGTGATAAAGCAGTAATAGTAGGACTGGAAGAAGCTCCACTCCTCGTAGTGCGAGAAGGCCGCTGCGCCGATGCACAGGGTTCCGATGCAGGAGAAGAACCCCACGGTCACCATGTTCTCCATGGAGACGTCGGTGATCCGCATGCCGAAGCACTTCTTGATGCGCTTCAGGAGGTACTTGACGAAGGTGTTCATGCGCTCACCGAGGCTCTGGAACATCACCAGCGTCAGGGGGATCCCCAGGACGGCGTAGAACATGCAGAAGGCCTTCCCTGCGTCTGTTCCTGGAGCTGCGTGCCCGTATCCTGGGGGggaaggaaacaaaaatgtgagACACGGGGCTGTTATCTGGAGAGGCAAACAGGGCTTGGGTTAGACCTTGGTGGGAACGGCAAATGAGCAAAACTGTGATGGGAAGGTGAGGTTTCATGAACCTTAAAATGGCTGAAGCCACAACGGACTGTCAATCATTGACCAGCTTGAGCTAGCCAAAGAAGCAGTTAAACACGATTCAGATCAGTGAGTTGCTGCTAGCATGTGGTGGCTTTGCCCTGGTTTCGTTTCTTGAATCCACATTCTCTCATAAAGAGCTATTCAACAGACTAGGAAGAGTGGGAAGAATTCCTGTCCAGTATAAATAAAGACTGTGGAATTATGTCATGCCAGTCTACTTCTCAATGCTGCAGTCCAGCTTTATTGTACAGTAGTCTTTAGCACTGACGCTCTGCTACACGGCTTTGCAtataaaatgagtaaataatCAAAGCACTTAAAATGGGCCTCCCACACTTGCCAGAGCAGGTACAGAGCACCCCATTCATCTTGTTCAGGCTCTAGGACTGTGGAGGAGTTTAATTAGTCAGAACTTTCCTCCCTTGTTCAGTGCTAAGGGGTGGTAACTTTGGAGCTATTGTTAAAAACAGATTGGTTGAGAAGCCAGTGAAGCTTTTAGCTTAATTAGAATCTGTCTGCGGGACCAGCCCAAAGCTGCTGACTCACACAGGAACATTGTCATGCTTTTCTAAAGAAGTTAATGCTGATATTTTAAAACGAAAAGGGGCAGATGGGaatgaaattgaaattcatATAGGATATCACTAAGCTGAAAACAAGTTGAAGGCAATAGTTGGTTGTATCTGCTGTGGAATATACCCCTGTGTATGGAACTCCTGTTATTTGAAATTTAGTTTTAGcatttgtcttgtttgttcATCTTTCTCCTTTACACAAGGGGTTTCAGTCTCACCTTCGgccctgtgatgtcatttcccaAATATAcgcactcatatgcacacagatTTGTTGCTTACACATTgtcttcagtttatttattgattacaACGGCTTGagtgaatactcgattctgattggtccaagggtgggcatcaattctcagtaaagggacacctcggccttttaatagttctaaaatcaatgcgttacaaaatccagcattctaaagcagttaaaacagcaacattattctttcaattttgaattgttgttacatcccctcccatTTCAATggccaatttcacaattgatggcaacgttgaatcacagtTGTAGTTACTGTTGATTGCTTCATTTAGGGTTTCCAACCATCCCGCTAAatacggaatcgtcccttatttgcaCAGTAGAATAGGtgttccgtatttaactcatggctatgTGACGCATTTTCTTCTGTATCATTGTGAACGGTTGTGTTtataaccgctgttttgaataaaattcaataattagctagctagctagctagctgggataacaagcataccatgagaccattttgacctaaaacccagaaatTTTaaattggctaggtgacaagtgacagcGAATCATAAATCATATCATATGAATCATATCATAAAGCCAGCTGGCATTCAAATCTAGTTTCAGGGGGTCTTAGACGCTATGGCTACACTGCGCCGccacagaattttaaaaagcaagacagtgctagggagatggatttgattgagttatggttccatgcagttttcttaaataatgtaatgacaaaaattaccaaaattggtgctaattgtatggtataaaacgggaaggaactattttttcttgatagaatcattgttttaatagaattaacgaccagttgttttttcttaacaacggtgcaaatagaactaccaaccagagttttgcttgataACGGCAAAATAATATGCCTAACGGCTGCGGAAGAATATCTCACTTTCaactgtcaataaaaaaaaataaatcgaAGTCgagaaaaatctataaatatagAAGTAACCacatatagtcattgttggtaaccagttgtataagtggaataaacccctctgggctgtcccgttattggaaaataatgtacttcgccGGTGGTTAAGTGACCTCGGCTTCGCCTCGGCCGCATCGCCACCcccgtcgtacattattttccaataacgggacagcctgtcgtggtttattccttacatatatactgtaaaaGGAGTAAGGAATCCTATGGGATGTGAAGCAGAACATTTTCTACAGAAGTGTAAGAGTACAAGtagttctatttttttttaatagatatTGGTCTTTAAAGTTTTATTGTGCAGAATGACCATTGAGGCCTGTGGTTTGAAGCACAGCATAATCTACTTTACTTGCAGTATAAAATATAGCACATGAAGAGGTTCTTGATAATGACAGGTAGTTTTTCCCAAGTGATTGACACCATGGGTTGTGTCAGGTTGGTCTGGTAGCCGTAATTGTCTGTTCTTGCTAAGGGTGTTTGATAGGGTTACACTTTTCTAGCATGCTAAATCCAGCaatgtttaaattaatatttcacagcaatacaaaaatatcacactgGAAAGCAAATGATTGATACTTCAAAATAACTTTCTTGTGTCCTGGCAATGAATAAACAAGTTCATGAATGAATTAAGGAATAACAATGCATGATCTTTTTACAAACTTGTAAGGGTTGAAAAAGGTGACAGGTTCTGTGAAATGTAACATTCTGGTCCAAGCAGAAGAAATTTAACATTTAGAACTAACAGCCTCAATACACAGACAGTGACTAAGCAGGTCCGCTCATATTGGCATTCCCAAAGGAAATTCAAGGACTTTCAATCACCCTTttccagaactttttttttttttttttactttcaaggACAACATGCAATTCAAACCCCCAGAAGGAAGCTTAAAAGATATAAGTTGATATTGACAGGTGGGGAAACACCAGCCACAATTCCTAAAGTGAATGCTTTGTCTGAAACTATAATTTGTATAGTAGACACAGTGAGGAACCCATTTCACCTTATATTGCCAATCCTTTGCCTTTTGGCTGTCCCTGTGATAATTATACCCCAACAACAATTTGTATGATAACACAATGATGTTTAACCCACCTGATTCAGaaactcatatatatatatatatatatatatatatatatgcatacgcATTTGGAGGAATCATATTAATCACACCCCTATTTATTTAGtatctgtgtttttgtaatACAATTTTGAATTCCCCACAATCTAAAATAACATgtggaaattacattacatttttcttttcttagtTAGGCAATTTTTGATCAAAgtacataatttaataatttactcTTCCTGTTTTATGCTACTGTAGCTCCATAAagaatttgtatatttgtagtaaaaataaataccacaGGATGTGCCTTTTTGCTCCCACCCTTGAAACAATGAGTAAAGAATctagaatatttcattttttaaattgttaattataaaaataaatatgaataaaacattcattcattgtattcattaattttctaaatgtatgtatttttccaACATAGTTTTAataacacatacattttcattggttgGATACAGAACTGTATTGGTTGTGTATAGCAGTACTAAGTCTTTTAACAAGGGGTAATcaacagttgttgttttttttttgtctattttgcTAAGTCCCATCAAGTGGATATGCTCAGAAATCTGAATTCTGCCATTGCAACCTGAGACTTCAGCTATAGTGAGAAATCTAATGCCTGAAAAAACTCCAGAAGTGTCCTGGACAATGATGCTTTAAAATTATGAGGCTTTCATTGGTTAATTTGACAGTCATATCTTCCAATGATGAATCAGAAATGAGCTAATGTAAAGACAACAGAAAGGTCTGGCAgcataacccccaccccccaaaaaactccTCCAATTGATACGTGTGACCTAACAATAAATTTAGCTGATAGGCAAGTTTCTTCTCCTTCTGTTGTTTACAGCTCATTGCTGTGCATGtgggattaaaaataaacaagcataaCATAATTCAATGTGAAAGAAACAATCTGACAAATACATAGAACATCACCAGAACAAGGCCAGCCTTTATCGCAGATATAGGCTAATGTGAGGCTTACATACACAAAAGCTTTGCAACAAGATATTTTGTTAATGACAGATCAATATATCAACCTATAGAAGTGTGTGATTTGGAGACAAATGATGTCAAGGTGTTGATATTTAACAGATACCAAATTATACAGATAATTTATGGATTTAGATATATTTTCTCTGTTGGTGTCACAAGACATAGCACATTAACAGTATCTTTTACATTGACTCAAATGTTTAATTCACTAATGTCCATTAAACACACCAGATAATGGATTGTCATCAAATACCGGAACTGTCTGGTCATATTCCAGCCCATAACATTTAGATGTAAAATTCAGTTGTCACTTGCCAACAGAATTAACAGAAAAAGGCTTATTGCTTCATGATATGCTTTTTACCTTCTTAAAGAGAACTGCAATATAagtaataattacaaaaatctATAGAAAAAGTACCTGAGAACTGCTGCCAATTTAATTactgtgaaaaacaaacaataaattctgcacaaacaaaattatttacagttaGCTGACTTCACGGTACTAAACTTGGTTAGCTCTAGATTGAGAAGATGGATTAAATGAGATAATGGGCATTTAGATTGAAGGCTTCATTGTTGAGCATAAAGCACCTTAATCCTTCAGCTGTTGCACAATTAGCCTAGATTTTAGCGACGGTAAATTGCTTGCTAAATTGCTCAAGCAACAGTTGAACCTGCCCTGAAGTAATTGCACAGGATACATTTTCTTAACCGCACTCACTCCCAGTAACCAAGCTCCAAGTCTGATAGGACAAGACTGACATCACAACATTATcatgtgtatgcatattttcTTAGCAAAACCTTAAGTATTTTTGCCTGTGAAAGTCATTTAATTATCCTTACTGCAGAGGTAACAAACAACTATTTTTTCAGACAATCTGATGATagattcatattattttttaagaatagTGCTTCCAAATGGCAGTTGTCACAGATTAAAAGTAAGCTGTTAGTTGTTACATTAAGATTTTTCAAACTTCtgagcatatacacacataatgGTGCCGCATGCAGTCGGAATACTGGAAAAAGGAAGATCTCGATATGTTCAGTCATGCTATACTTGCTAAACTGTCGTAAAACAAGTTAGTTTTGCGGTATTTCCTGCACAACACTGACAGGGATATTTTACCATAAACTGCTCTGAATTGTTAATGCTTGCCCAAAAAGTTTGCTGACAGCTACGAAGCTGTGGCACCTAACTGCTGCAAGGCGACctagaaatatgaatattattcaTATCGCTTTGAACTTGCAAGGGATGGAGTCCACACAATCTCTTCATTACCTCGATTCATACACTTATCAATCATTTATACTCGAACCACCAATCATTTTCTTCATGGCTCTCTGGTATTAATATTGTGAAATGCATTAACCCAACATCTGGCCCACTCTTATAGTTTAATCCAACTCCATACAGGCcagatgatgataatgatgatggtggcgatgatgacaatgatgataataataataataataataataatagtattgcCTCTCAAGGAGGGGTATTTTACAGCCTGCTTAAACCACCTGTGTATGTAGTCTAGTCTTTGAGCACAACGGCTGCGCAGTGGACAGCAGAGTGGAAAGTAATAGCACAGGTAGAACATGCTTTTTAAACTATACATGCTAATCTTTGCTCTCTTGAAATGACAGCGGATATCACAGTGAtaggaaatggcaaaaaaaaatatgtctgagCATCCAAAATTGGGGGTCAAATTCCAAACTTTTATTCACCCAAAAACCCCAACTTAGTTATTCATCGTGTAGTAGTTTAAGTGGAGATTAAGCTTTATTCAAACAATTCAAAAAGGTGCAGAACAGATggtcagttttcattttaaattttcagtttaaattttgTTAGGATGCC
This region of Anguilla rostrata isolate EN2019 chromosome 8, ASM1855537v3, whole genome shotgun sequence genomic DNA includes:
- the kcnk9 gene encoding potassium channel subfamily K member 9; translated protein: MALRTERTWFGQVLRRVSRLQGTWSRRSSSLLCLSSNQEQDTGTCYRDHNRPRCSGIHRTHHHQNHNICPPGSNRCQSFPDCCAFLDNPRGHEPLTRRFLVAMKRQNVRTLSLIICTFTYLLVGAAVFDALESDFEMREKEQLEAEEKRLQGKYNISDEDYSKLETIIMEAEPHRAGVQWKFAGSFYFAITVITTIGYGHAAPGTDAGKAFCMFYAVLGIPLTLVMFQSLGERMNTFVKYLLKRIKKCFGMRITDVSMENMVTVGFFSCIGTLCIGAAAFSHYEEWSFFQSYYYCFITLTTIGFGDFVALQKNRALQKKPLYVAFSFMYILVGLTVIGAFLNLVVLRFLTMNSEDERRDAEERASLAGNRNSMIIHLQEDSGHGRSRYRAEVTDLQSVCSCTCYRSHEFAGRLASHQNSFSSQLNPQYFHSVSYKIEEISPSTLKNSFFPSPISSVSPGLHSFTDNHRLMKRRKSI